In a genomic window of Roseiflexus castenholzii DSM 13941:
- a CDS encoding cytochrome c3 family protein, whose amino-acid sequence MAQVFDRRANTLARVSIFAGIPLVLAILGGVWWLFGWSDWHRDVGVEIPQPGGGFNHQLHVALGMDCRYCHTAVEVSAHANIPPTETCMGCHSQIISRSEKVAFVWQSWETGTSIQWNKVHDLPKFVYFNHSIHVAKGVGCSTCHGRIDQMRVVYKTQPLFMSWCLDCHRNPEKYVRPREEVFNMAWTPPPNQLEVGRRLVQEYEIRSSWELTNCAICHR is encoded by the coding sequence ATGGCCCAGGTATTCGATCGGAGAGCCAATACGCTCGCCAGGGTGAGTATTTTTGCCGGTATTCCGCTGGTGCTGGCGATTCTCGGCGGAGTCTGGTGGCTGTTCGGCTGGTCGGACTGGCACCGTGACGTGGGTGTCGAGATTCCACAGCCCGGCGGCGGGTTCAACCATCAACTGCACGTCGCGCTGGGAATGGATTGCCGCTACTGCCATACGGCGGTTGAGGTCTCGGCTCACGCGAACATTCCGCCAACCGAGACGTGTATGGGGTGTCACTCGCAGATCATCAGCCGCAGCGAAAAGGTCGCTTTCGTCTGGCAGAGTTGGGAAACCGGGACTTCTATTCAGTGGAATAAAGTTCACGACCTGCCCAAGTTCGTCTACTTCAACCATAGCATCCATGTTGCCAAGGGCGTTGGCTGTTCGACGTGCCACGGGCGCATCGATCAGATGCGCGTGGTGTACAAGACGCAGCCGCTGTTTATGTCGTGGTGTCTGGATTGCCACCGCAACCCGGAGAAGTATGTCCGCCCGCGTGAAGAAGTCTTCAATATGGCGTGGACACCGCCACCCAATCAACTGGAGGTTGGGCGACGCCTGGTGCAGGAATATGAAATTCGCTCGTCGTGGGAATTGACGAATTGCGCCATTTGCCACCGCTAG
- a CDS encoding TAT-variant-translocated molybdopterin oxidoreductase: protein MSTTSQDLNALRARLAQAEGREFWRSLDELADTPAFNELLKREFPRGAAEWRDPASRRNFLKLMGASLALAGLSGCQFALKQPQEKIVPYVRQPEEIIHGRPLFFATAVTFAGFGVGLLVESHEGRPTKIEGNPDHPASLGSTDLITQAMILTMYDPDRSQAPTNAGQETTWDAFVAAATAAMQAQTAKQGAGLRVLSGSLTSPTLIAQKQQLLTQFPQAKWYEYEPVGRDNANAGARLAFGADVHTIYRLDTAKVIVGFDADFTAPSPTGVRMARQLADGRRIRKGTKEVNRLYLAESTPSITGLLADHRLPVRSSQIEHLVRALATLVGVPNVAAGAPLSDTEKKWVEAAAKDLQANRGACVVLVGESQPPVVHALGHAINAQLGNVGSTVVYTEPVEDDPSGGIAALSALTQEMNAGTVEVLLMIESNPVYNAPADIPFAEALAKVPLSMHVGLYRDETAQQSVWHINGAHFLEAWGDVRAFDGTTTIVQPLIAPLYNGKSAIEVLNVLLGKPQETGYQTLTAYWQTQDASGNFRVFWNTALHDGVITATQARSRQVTLQQGFADAAPPAPTQGLEIVFRPDPSLWDGAFANNAWLQETPKPYTKLTWDNVALMSVRTANALGLKNGDVVRLTYQGRSVDAPVWVQPGHADDSVTVHFGFGRTAAGRVGNNVGFNAYRLRTSATPWFGVGLEVAKVGENYKLASTQGHFLMEGRKKDLVRYGTLAEYVEDEKFLQVEKEEPISLIGEYEYNGYKWGMSIDLNVCNSCNACVVACQSENNIPVVGKDEVWLGREMHWIRIDQYYVGDEHTPNVYNMVMLCQQCEHAPCEIVCPVAATVHDAEGLNNMVYNRCVGTKYCSNNCPYKVRRFNFLQYQDVPYRSPIDASTENDSIPVLKMMRNPDVTVRARGVMEKCTFCVQRINEARIQARTENRRIADGEIMTACQQVCPTQAIVFGDLNDPQARVVDLKEQPLKYTSLDKLNTKPRVSYLAKIKNLNPDLAEEKTA from the coding sequence ATGAGCACCACTTCCCAGGATTTGAACGCGCTGCGCGCGCGTCTGGCACAAGCCGAAGGGCGAGAATTCTGGCGTAGCCTCGATGAGTTGGCTGATACGCCTGCGTTCAATGAACTGCTGAAGCGCGAATTTCCGCGCGGCGCCGCTGAATGGCGCGACCCGGCGAGCCGGCGCAATTTCCTCAAACTTATGGGCGCCTCGCTGGCGCTCGCCGGTCTGTCGGGGTGTCAGTTCGCGCTTAAGCAGCCACAGGAAAAGATCGTTCCTTATGTGCGTCAGCCGGAGGAGATTATCCACGGTAGACCCCTTTTCTTCGCTACTGCCGTCACATTCGCCGGCTTCGGCGTCGGTCTGCTTGTTGAAAGCCACGAGGGGCGCCCGACGAAAATCGAGGGAAACCCCGATCATCCGGCGTCACTCGGTTCGACCGACCTGATCACGCAGGCGATGATTCTGACGATGTACGACCCGGATCGCTCGCAGGCGCCGACCAACGCCGGACAGGAGACGACATGGGATGCCTTCGTCGCCGCTGCAACGGCTGCGATGCAGGCGCAGACGGCAAAACAGGGCGCCGGGTTGCGCGTCCTCTCCGGGTCGCTTACCTCGCCAACGCTGATTGCGCAAAAGCAACAATTGCTGACGCAGTTTCCGCAGGCGAAGTGGTATGAGTATGAACCGGTCGGGCGCGACAATGCCAATGCCGGCGCACGGCTGGCGTTTGGCGCGGATGTGCATACGATCTATCGCCTCGATACGGCGAAGGTGATCGTCGGGTTCGATGCCGATTTTACCGCCCCGTCGCCGACGGGGGTGCGCATGGCGCGCCAGCTTGCCGATGGCCGCCGCATTCGCAAAGGGACGAAAGAGGTCAATCGGTTGTACCTCGCCGAGAGCACGCCGTCGATCACCGGTCTGCTCGCCGATCATCGCCTGCCGGTGCGCTCGTCGCAGATTGAACATCTGGTGCGCGCGCTGGCGACCCTCGTCGGTGTGCCGAATGTGGCGGCCGGCGCTCCTCTGAGCGATACGGAGAAGAAATGGGTTGAGGCAGCGGCAAAGGACCTTCAGGCGAATCGCGGGGCGTGCGTGGTGCTGGTTGGCGAAAGTCAGCCGCCGGTCGTCCACGCGCTCGGTCACGCGATCAATGCGCAACTCGGCAATGTCGGCAGCACAGTGGTGTACACCGAGCCGGTTGAGGACGATCCATCTGGCGGTATTGCCGCCCTGAGCGCCTTGACGCAGGAAATGAACGCCGGGACGGTCGAGGTGTTGCTGATGATCGAGAGCAACCCGGTGTACAATGCGCCTGCCGACATTCCGTTTGCTGAGGCGCTGGCGAAAGTGCCGCTCAGCATGCACGTCGGTCTCTACCGTGATGAAACCGCGCAGCAGAGCGTTTGGCACATCAATGGCGCGCACTTCCTGGAAGCCTGGGGCGATGTGCGCGCTTTCGATGGGACGACGACGATTGTGCAACCGCTGATAGCTCCGCTGTACAACGGCAAGTCGGCAATCGAAGTGCTCAATGTGCTGCTCGGCAAGCCGCAGGAGACCGGTTATCAGACGCTGACCGCCTACTGGCAGACGCAGGATGCGAGCGGCAATTTCCGCGTCTTCTGGAATACGGCGTTGCACGATGGTGTGATTACTGCTACACAGGCGCGCAGTCGCCAGGTGACGCTCCAGCAGGGTTTTGCCGATGCTGCGCCGCCGGCGCCGACGCAGGGATTGGAAATTGTGTTTCGCCCCGATCCGTCGCTGTGGGACGGTGCGTTCGCCAATAATGCCTGGCTCCAGGAGACCCCTAAGCCGTATACCAAATTGACGTGGGATAATGTCGCGCTGATGAGCGTTCGCACCGCAAACGCGCTTGGGCTTAAGAATGGTGATGTGGTGCGGTTGACGTACCAGGGGCGCTCGGTGGATGCACCGGTTTGGGTGCAGCCGGGGCACGCCGACGATTCGGTGACGGTGCATTTCGGATTTGGGCGCACGGCTGCCGGAAGAGTTGGCAACAATGTTGGGTTCAACGCTTATCGCCTGCGCACCAGCGCAACGCCGTGGTTCGGTGTTGGGTTGGAGGTGGCGAAAGTCGGCGAGAACTATAAACTGGCAAGCACCCAGGGGCACTTCCTGATGGAAGGGCGCAAGAAGGACCTGGTGCGCTATGGCACGCTCGCCGAGTATGTCGAGGACGAGAAGTTCCTTCAGGTCGAAAAGGAAGAGCCAATCTCGCTGATCGGCGAGTATGAGTACAACGGCTATAAGTGGGGCATGTCGATCGACCTGAATGTGTGTAACTCGTGCAACGCCTGTGTGGTCGCATGCCAGTCGGAGAACAACATTCCGGTGGTCGGCAAAGACGAAGTCTGGCTTGGGCGCGAAATGCACTGGATCCGTATCGACCAGTATTACGTCGGTGATGAGCATACTCCGAACGTCTATAACATGGTGATGCTCTGCCAGCAGTGCGAGCACGCGCCGTGCGAAATTGTCTGCCCGGTCGCTGCGACCGTCCACGACGCGGAAGGGTTGAACAATATGGTGTATAACCGCTGCGTCGGCACCAAGTACTGCTCGAACAACTGCCCGTACAAAGTGCGTCGGTTCAATTTCCTTCAGTATCAGGACGTGCCATACCGTTCGCCGATCGACGCCTCGACCGAGAATGACAGCATCCCGGTGCTCAAAATGATGCGCAACCCGGATGTGACGGTGCGCGCGCGCGGTGTGATGGAAAAATGCACGTTCTGCGTCCAGCGCATCAATGAGGCGCGCATCCAGGCGCGCACAGAGAATCGACGCATCGCCGACGGCGAGATTATGACTGCGTGCCAGCAGGTGTGCCCGACGCAGGCAATTGTCTTCGGCGACCTGAACGATCCGCAGGCGCGGGTTGTGGACCTGAAGGAACAACCGCTGAAGTATACCTCGCTCGATAAACTGAACACCAAACCACGGGTCAGTTATCTGGCGAAGATCAAGAATCTGAACCCCGATCTCGCAGAGGAGAAAACGGCATAA
- the nrfD gene encoding NrfD/PsrC family molybdoenzyme membrane anchor subunit — translation MASQPAQKSAYGKMLEELLGPKQTYESVTRTIGDIVLTPIRKTPWGWPVGFVIAALGLLMYLFSLAVLFTVGVGVWGINIPVAWGFDIINFVWWIGIGHAGTLISAILLLFRQDWRTSINRAAEAMTIFAVACAGIYPLVHTGRPWLDYWMLPYPGTLGMWPQFRSALEWDVFAISTYATVSILFWYLGLIPDLASLRDRATNIWVKRFYGFLALGWRGGARDWNRYEVASLILAGLSTPLVLSVHSIISLDFAISQLPGWHVTVFPPYFVAGAVYCGFAMVILLLVPLRRWYKLHDLITIKHFDLMGKVMLASGLVVAYGYFAEIFYAWYSANIYEYFLITNRTMGPYAWSYWALIVLNVAIPQLLWFKRFRVSLPWLFFISICINIGMWFERWVIIVLSLHRDFLPSSWGYYTPSVWDISLYAGSFGWFFFLFFLFIRLLPAISIFEVRDLVHKTETEKALAHGSAGHH, via the coding sequence ATGGCTTCACAACCCGCGCAGAAATCGGCGTATGGCAAGATGCTCGAAGAACTCCTGGGACCGAAGCAGACGTATGAGTCGGTGACCCGGACCATCGGCGACATCGTGCTGACGCCGATCAGAAAGACTCCATGGGGCTGGCCGGTTGGTTTCGTCATCGCCGCCCTTGGATTGCTCATGTACCTCTTCTCGCTGGCGGTTCTCTTTACCGTCGGTGTTGGTGTGTGGGGCATCAACATCCCGGTCGCCTGGGGGTTCGATATTATCAACTTTGTGTGGTGGATCGGCATCGGGCATGCCGGAACGCTCATTTCTGCCATTCTGCTCCTCTTCCGGCAAGACTGGCGCACGTCGATCAACCGTGCCGCCGAGGCGATGACGATCTTCGCCGTGGCATGCGCCGGGATTTATCCGCTGGTGCATACCGGTCGCCCCTGGCTCGACTACTGGATGCTCCCCTACCCCGGTACGCTGGGGATGTGGCCGCAGTTCCGCAGCGCGCTCGAATGGGACGTTTTCGCTATCTCGACCTATGCGACCGTTTCGATCCTGTTCTGGTACCTTGGGCTGATCCCCGACCTGGCATCGCTGCGCGATCGGGCGACGAATATATGGGTGAAGCGCTTCTATGGCTTTCTGGCGCTTGGCTGGCGTGGCGGCGCGCGCGACTGGAACCGCTATGAGGTGGCCTCGCTCATCCTTGCCGGTCTTTCGACGCCGCTGGTGCTCTCGGTGCACAGTATCATCAGTCTCGACTTTGCGATTTCGCAGTTGCCCGGCTGGCACGTGACGGTCTTCCCGCCGTACTTCGTGGCCGGCGCTGTTTACTGCGGCTTTGCCATGGTGATCCTGCTGCTGGTTCCGCTGCGCCGGTGGTACAAACTCCACGATTTGATCACGATCAAGCACTTCGATCTGATGGGCAAGGTGATGCTGGCATCGGGTCTCGTGGTGGCATACGGCTATTTCGCCGAGATATTCTACGCCTGGTATAGCGCGAATATCTATGAATATTTCCTCATTACGAACCGCACGATGGGACCTTACGCCTGGAGTTACTGGGCGTTGATCGTGCTCAATGTCGCTATTCCACAGTTGCTGTGGTTCAAGCGTTTCCGTGTCAGCCTGCCATGGTTGTTCTTTATCTCGATCTGCATCAATATCGGCATGTGGTTCGAGCGGTGGGTGATCATCGTGCTCAGCCTGCACCGTGATTTTCTCCCGTCGTCGTGGGGGTACTACACGCCAAGCGTGTGGGATATCTCGCTGTATGCCGGGTCCTTCGGTTGGTTCTTCTTCCTGTTCTTCCTGTTCATTCGGTTGCTGCCGGCGATCTCGATCTTCGAGGTGCGCGACCTGGTGCATAAGACGGAAACCGAAAAAGCGCTGGCACACGGCAGCGCCGGACATCACTAG
- a CDS encoding DUF3341 domain-containing protein, giving the protein MLKRNARQPKALKVSTGPTLYGLMAEFDDAEALLAAAEKTRDAGYKQFEAYTPMPIHGLDEAVGYRGTRLPWVIFGAGLLGASGMFALQTWINLVEYPLNIGGRPLFSWPAFIPATFEGMVLLSAFAAVFGMIAACGLPRPYHPVFNAPNFERASVDRFFLCIEAADPKFELKQTRQFLESLGPLAVSTVDN; this is encoded by the coding sequence ATGTTGAAGCGGAATGCACGACAGCCAAAGGCGCTGAAGGTCTCGACCGGGCCGACCCTGTACGGGTTGATGGCTGAGTTCGATGACGCCGAGGCGCTGCTGGCAGCGGCGGAGAAGACACGCGACGCCGGGTATAAGCAGTTCGAGGCGTATACGCCGATGCCTATCCACGGGTTGGACGAAGCCGTCGGGTATCGTGGGACGCGCCTTCCATGGGTGATCTTTGGTGCGGGGTTGTTGGGGGCATCGGGTATGTTTGCTTTGCAGACCTGGATCAACCTCGTGGAGTATCCGCTGAATATTGGCGGCCGGCCGTTGTTTAGCTGGCCTGCGTTTATCCCGGCAACGTTCGAGGGCATGGTGTTGCTGTCGGCATTTGCTGCCGTCTTTGGAATGATCGCTGCATGCGGTCTGCCGCGACCATACCATCCGGTGTTCAATGCGCCGAATTTTGAGCGGGCGTCGGTTGATCGCTTCTTCCTGTGCATCGAAGCAGCCGACCCCAAGTTCGAACTGAAGCAGACGCGCCAGTTCCTGGAGAGCCTGGGTCCGCTGGCGGTCTCGACCGTAGATAACTAG
- a CDS encoding c-type cytochrome, which produces MLNLRQRRRPGSLIGRIVRAGWLMAVVLLMTACHLEMYDQAKYKPQQASEIFADGASARPLVEHTVARGRLRIDATSTGRVDGDPNGAYVTTIPIRITPELLERGAQRYRIYCAVCHGVNGNGRGQVGLLLNPRPPSFYDQRLLDMPDGEYYDVLVNGRRTMYPYGYRVQSISDRWAIVAHIRELQKNPPPQN; this is translated from the coding sequence ATGCTGAACCTGCGACAACGCCGCCGTCCAGGCTCGCTGATCGGACGGATTGTTCGGGCAGGGTGGCTGATGGCTGTTGTGTTGCTCATGACCGCCTGCCATCTTGAGATGTACGACCAGGCGAAATATAAGCCGCAGCAGGCGAGCGAGATTTTTGCCGACGGCGCTTCGGCGCGTCCGCTGGTGGAACATACGGTGGCGCGTGGTCGGTTGCGGATCGATGCAACCAGTACCGGGCGGGTCGATGGCGATCCGAATGGCGCGTATGTCACAACGATTCCGATCCGGATCACGCCGGAGTTGCTGGAACGCGGCGCACAACGTTACCGCATCTATTGCGCGGTGTGTCATGGCGTTAACGGCAACGGTCGCGGTCAGGTCGGTCTGCTGCTCAATCCGCGCCCGCCGTCGTTCTATGACCAGCGCCTGCTCGATATGCCCGATGGCGAGTACTATGATGTGCTGGTCAACGGCAGGAGAACCATGTATCCCTATGGGTATCGCGTCCAGAGCATCAGTGATCGCTGGGCGATTGTGGCGCATATCCGCGAGTTGCAGAAGAACCCGCCGCCGCAGAATTAG
- the tnpA gene encoding IS200/IS605 family transposase, protein MTCWRLHYHLIWSTQDRQPALTAEREKMFYGVLYRKAKELGVKIHAAGNVEDHVHIVASIPPKLAVAEFIRHIKGASAHALNRIPDSDGQFKWQVGYGALSVSEQSLETVMTYAARQKEHHRSGTTIVVYERTEDEP, encoded by the coding sequence ATGACCTGCTGGCGACTCCATTATCATCTCATCTGGTCGACCCAAGACCGTCAGCCTGCGCTCACAGCAGAAAGGGAGAAAATGTTCTATGGCGTGTTGTATCGCAAAGCCAAAGAGTTAGGCGTCAAGATCCACGCAGCGGGAAATGTGGAAGACCACGTGCATATCGTCGCCTCCATCCCGCCCAAACTGGCGGTTGCAGAGTTTATCCGTCATATAAAAGGCGCAAGCGCTCATGCTCTCAATCGCATTCCAGATAGCGACGGTCAGTTCAAATGGCAGGTCGGCTACGGCGCGTTGAGCGTCAGCGAACAATCTCTGGAAACGGTGATGACGTATGCCGCCAGACAAAAGGAACACCACCGGTCTGGAACGACAATTGTTGTTTACGAGCGAACAGAGGATGAGCCTTGA
- a CDS encoding penicillin acylase family protein, translated as MRLLKRLLLWMVLVLVIVTALGAGGGYLWLRRSLPQTSGEIRVSGISGPVTIVRDSDGVAHITGATETDAAFGLGFVHAQERLWQMEVQRRIGHGRLSEVFGATTLNTDRFLRALGVARAARRALERLDANTIAILEAYAAGVNAFLSTNPTLPPEFLILGVQPEPWQPVDSLVWAKMMAWDLGGNWNDEVMRALLIAQIGPEDADFLMPAYTTDGPLILPDAALVRPAAASTPPDAAIQPDTARAMLDLWETVHATTGLGDRLAGSNNWVIGGARTASGKPLLVNDPHLGNRIPSIWYLAHMQGGAINSIGATFPGLPAVVIGYNERIAWGVTNTGPDVQDLYIERIDAQNYVEYNGKREPVTLIDETINVKDAEPVTLTVRITRHGPIISDVTSGTGETLAFRWTSLDEEDATIRAFLNINRAHNWEEFTTALRDYKAPMQNFVYADVEGNIGYYAPGALPIRRNGDGRLPVPGWTDEYEWAGYVPFEELPHVYNPPQGYIVTANNRVIGDDYPYLLGTSWAAPYRAQRIVEMIDQGNRLTVADMRAMLGDVVSVQARELLPTLLAVSPTGPREAAALELLRGWDGAMRGDSAAASVYQGYYYAAIEAIFADELRDLFTRQYQSRRDFPAMALRAVLLDGHNEWCDNVTTVAVTEDCATTLAKALTQGLEAMAKAQGENDPAQWRWDRVHQAVFPHNPFSQVEALRNVFERRIPNGGDNFTVNVAPVRITEPYLQYNGPSYRQIIDLSDLSASRFMHTTGQSGNVLSSRYSDYLERWQRVEDAPMRLSGAIDGDRLVLVGE; from the coding sequence ATGCGGTTGCTGAAACGCCTGCTTCTCTGGATGGTGCTGGTCCTGGTCATCGTGACCGCGCTTGGCGCTGGCGGCGGGTATCTATGGTTGCGCCGCTCGCTGCCACAGACAAGCGGTGAGATTCGGGTCAGCGGGATCAGCGGCCCGGTGACGATTGTGCGCGATAGCGATGGCGTGGCGCACATTACCGGCGCAACTGAGACGGATGCTGCGTTCGGGTTGGGGTTCGTTCATGCACAGGAACGGCTCTGGCAGATGGAGGTGCAGCGCCGTATCGGTCATGGTCGACTTTCCGAGGTCTTCGGCGCAACCACGCTCAACACCGACCGCTTCCTGCGCGCGCTTGGCGTGGCGCGCGCTGCGCGCCGCGCCCTTGAACGGCTCGATGCCAACACTATTGCCATCCTTGAAGCCTACGCAGCTGGTGTCAACGCCTTTCTGTCCACCAATCCGACACTGCCGCCGGAATTCCTCATCCTCGGCGTTCAGCCTGAACCGTGGCAACCGGTCGACTCGCTCGTCTGGGCGAAAATGATGGCGTGGGACCTCGGCGGCAACTGGAACGATGAGGTGATGCGCGCGCTGCTCATTGCGCAGATTGGACCGGAGGACGCCGATTTTCTGATGCCCGCCTACACGACTGATGGACCGTTGATCCTGCCGGACGCGGCGTTGGTCCGTCCCGCAGCAGCATCCACCCCACCGGACGCTGCGATCCAGCCCGACACGGCGCGCGCGATGCTCGATCTTTGGGAAACAGTGCATGCGACGACTGGATTGGGTGACCGGCTGGCCGGCTCAAACAACTGGGTAATCGGCGGCGCGCGCACCGCGAGCGGCAAGCCGCTGCTGGTCAACGATCCGCATCTCGGCAACCGCATCCCTTCGATCTGGTATCTGGCGCATATGCAGGGCGGCGCGATCAATTCCATCGGCGCCACCTTCCCCGGTCTGCCGGCAGTCGTTATTGGCTACAATGAGCGGATCGCCTGGGGTGTGACCAATACCGGTCCTGATGTGCAGGACCTCTATATCGAACGGATTGACGCCCAAAATTATGTCGAATACAATGGCAAGCGCGAACCGGTGACGCTGATCGACGAGACGATCAATGTCAAAGACGCAGAGCCGGTGACGCTGACGGTGCGCATCACCCGCCATGGTCCAATCATCAGCGATGTAACCTCCGGCACCGGCGAGACGCTGGCATTTCGCTGGACATCGCTCGACGAGGAGGATGCCACGATCCGCGCCTTTCTCAATATCAACCGGGCGCACAACTGGGAAGAGTTCACGACGGCGCTGCGCGATTACAAAGCGCCAATGCAGAACTTCGTCTACGCTGATGTCGAGGGCAATATTGGCTACTATGCCCCAGGTGCGCTCCCCATCCGTCGCAATGGCGATGGGAGGTTGCCTGTGCCGGGATGGACCGACGAATACGAATGGGCTGGGTACGTGCCGTTCGAGGAGTTGCCCCACGTCTACAATCCGCCACAAGGCTATATCGTCACTGCCAACAATCGGGTGATTGGCGACGACTATCCGTATCTCCTGGGAACTTCGTGGGCAGCGCCATATCGGGCGCAGCGCATCGTTGAGATGATCGATCAGGGTAATCGGTTGACCGTCGCCGATATGCGCGCGATGCTTGGTGACGTTGTCTCGGTGCAGGCGCGTGAGTTATTGCCGACGCTCCTCGCCGTTTCGCCAACCGGACCGCGTGAAGCCGCTGCGCTCGAACTGCTGCGCGGCTGGGACGGCGCTATGCGCGGCGATAGCGCGGCTGCCTCCGTCTACCAGGGGTACTACTATGCCGCCATTGAAGCGATCTTTGCCGATGAACTGCGTGATCTCTTCACCCGCCAGTACCAATCCAGACGCGACTTTCCGGCGATGGCGCTGCGCGCCGTGTTGCTCGACGGTCACAACGAGTGGTGCGACAACGTAACGACGGTTGCTGTCACAGAAGACTGCGCAACCACGCTGGCAAAGGCGCTGACGCAGGGGCTGGAGGCGATGGCAAAAGCGCAGGGCGAAAACGATCCGGCGCAGTGGCGTTGGGATCGCGTTCACCAGGCAGTCTTTCCTCATAATCCATTCAGCCAGGTGGAGGCGCTGCGCAATGTCTTCGAGCGACGCATCCCCAACGGCGGCGACAATTTCACCGTCAATGTCGCGCCGGTGCGCATCACCGAGCCATACTTGCAATACAACGGACCGTCATACCGCCAGATTATCGACCTTAGCGATCTGAGCGCGTCGCGGTTCATGCACACGACCGGACAATCGGGCAATGTGTTGAGCAGCCGCTACAGCGACTACCTGGAACGCTGGCAGCGAGTGGAAGACGCGCCCATGCGGTTGAGCGGCGCCATCGACGGTGATCGACTCGTCCTGGTGGGGGAGTGA
- a CDS encoding type II toxin-antitoxin system RelE family toxin, whose product MSSQQRYTLIYAPITKEHLRFIDKKYYSLIRDTIIERLSLEPTEQNRNRKPLTRPAFEEATWELRFGPENTFRVFYDVNTDDRKVYILAIGIKLRNTVYVGGEKITL is encoded by the coding sequence ATGTCATCGCAGCAACGGTACACGCTGATCTATGCTCCTATAACCAAGGAACATCTGCGCTTTATTGACAAGAAGTATTATTCCCTGATCAGAGACACGATCATTGAACGATTATCCCTTGAACCAACCGAGCAAAATCGTAACCGTAAACCGTTAACCCGACCAGCATTTGAGGAGGCAACCTGGGAATTACGTTTCGGACCAGAGAATACCTTTCGAGTATTTTACGACGTCAACACTGACGACCGAAAAGTGTATATCCTGGCGATTGGCATCAAGCTACGGAATACCGTCTACGTTGGAGGAGAGAAAATCACACTATGA
- a CDS encoding type II toxin-antitoxin system Phd/YefM family antitoxin: MKIASVAEVKAKFSAYLKASEEELVVITRNGKAVGVLLPIEDDDDLERLALAYSKQFRSLLDNARKEIAAGKGISHDDFWNDSELDSEEPTEERSE; the protein is encoded by the coding sequence ATGAAAATCGCATCGGTCGCTGAAGTAAAGGCCAAGTTTAGCGCCTATCTCAAGGCGAGTGAAGAAGAATTGGTGGTGATTACCCGCAATGGCAAGGCGGTTGGCGTTCTCCTGCCAATTGAGGATGACGATGATCTTGAACGACTAGCCCTTGCGTACTCCAAGCAGTTTCGCTCACTCCTTGACAACGCGCGAAAGGAAATCGCTGCTGGAAAAGGTATCTCCCATGACGATTTCTGGAACGATAGTGAGCTAGATAGCGAAGAGCCGACAGAAGAACGATCCGAATAG
- a CDS encoding integrase core domain-containing protein, whose protein sequence is MPRPGIVGWEFALRGRAQEAERASEMDCLARFGTLRPTGDTPVLRSDNGLVFLSRRFRGACTFYRLSQECITPYTPAQNGLIARFFRSCKEECVWRHSVTSVAEARRAARTWLEWYNRERPHHALDCLSPQEYRAKPLPLASDPPVQSLRAA, encoded by the coding sequence TTGCCACGACCGGGGATCGTCGGCTGGGAGTTTGCCCTGCGCGGACGGGCACAGGAAGCGGAACGGGCGTCGGAGATGGACTGTCTGGCGCGCTTTGGTACGCTGCGACCGACAGGCGACACACCAGTTCTGCGTAGCGATAACGGGCTGGTGTTTCTGAGCCGGCGCTTCCGTGGGGCCTGCACGTTCTATCGGCTCAGCCAGGAGTGCATCACGCCCTATACACCAGCGCAGAACGGGCTGATCGCGCGCTTCTTTCGGAGCTGCAAAGAGGAATGCGTCTGGCGGCACAGCGTCACAAGCGTCGCAGAGGCCCGTCGAGCGGCGCGAACGTGGCTGGAGTGGTACAACCGCGAGCGGCCACACCACGCCTTGGACTGCCTGAGTCCGCAAGAGTATCGAGCCAAGCCGCTGCCGCTGGCGTCTGACCCGCCAGTTCAGAGCTTGCGAGCGGCGTAG